One segment of Phaeacidiphilus oryzae TH49 DNA contains the following:
- the hisI gene encoding phosphoribosyl-AMP cyclohydrolase, translated as MPGMTRSSLAPAIAERLKRTADGLVPAIAQQYDTGEVLMLAWMDDEALHRTLTTGRATYWSRSRQEYWVKGDTSGHTQAVKSVALDCDGDTILVKVDQHGPACHTGTRTCFDGDDRELAQR; from the coding sequence ATGCCCGGCATGACCCGCAGCAGCCTCGCCCCCGCCATCGCCGAACGGCTGAAGCGCACCGCGGACGGCCTCGTCCCCGCCATCGCGCAGCAGTACGACACCGGTGAAGTCCTCATGCTCGCCTGGATGGACGACGAGGCCCTGCATCGCACCCTGACCACCGGCCGGGCCACCTACTGGTCCCGCTCCCGCCAGGAGTACTGGGTCAAGGGCGACACCTCCGGCCACACCCAGGCCGTGAAATCCGTCGCCCTCGACTGCGACGGCGACACCATCCTCGTCAAGGTGGACCAGCACGGCCCCGCCTGCCACACCGGCACCCGCACCTGCTTCGACGGCGACGACAGGGAGCTCGCCCAGCGATGA
- a CDS encoding anthranilate synthase component I yields MTTGAVTPDLDHFRKLAVDRRVIPVTRRLLADGDTPVGLYRKLAAERPGTFLLESAENGRSWSRYSFVGVRSAATLTVDPADGSARWTDGAPPVGVPTAGDPLAVLRETIERLHTPRDPDLPPFTGGMVGYLGYDIVRRLEKVPPHPDTVDDLHLPELTMLLATDLAVLDHADGSVLLIANAVNHNDLPSGVDEAYADAVARLDAMTADLTRPVDTAPAAFTPTAPEDPRSPFGGEPYRAAVEDVKERIRAGEAFQVVPSQRFEAPCPASALDVYRVLRATNPSPYMYLFRLADAEGKPFDIVGSSPEALVKVEAGSALLHPIAGTRPRGLTPQQDADLATELLADPKERAEHLMLVDLGRNDLGRVCEPGSVEVVEFMKIERYSHVMHIVSTVTGRLAPGRTAFDVLTACFPAGTLSGAPKPRALQIIEELEPVRRGVYGGCVGYLDFAGDSDTAIAIRTALIRDGVAYVQAGAGVVADSDPISEDTECRNKAAAVLRAVATAGTLRPGAAAGDHPQGKPAGGDRG; encoded by the coding sequence ATGACCACCGGAGCCGTCACCCCCGACCTCGACCACTTCCGCAAGCTCGCCGTCGACCGCCGGGTGATCCCGGTGACCCGGCGCCTCCTCGCGGACGGCGACACCCCCGTCGGCCTCTACCGCAAGCTCGCCGCCGAGCGCCCCGGCACCTTCCTCCTGGAGTCCGCCGAGAACGGCCGCTCCTGGTCCCGCTACTCCTTCGTCGGCGTCCGCTCGGCGGCCACCCTCACCGTCGACCCGGCCGACGGCAGCGCCCGCTGGACCGACGGCGCGCCCCCCGTCGGCGTCCCCACCGCCGGCGACCCGCTGGCCGTCCTCCGCGAGACGATCGAGCGGCTGCACACCCCGCGCGACCCGGACCTCCCGCCGTTCACCGGCGGGATGGTCGGCTACCTGGGCTACGACATCGTCCGCCGCCTGGAGAAGGTCCCGCCCCACCCGGACACCGTGGACGACCTCCACCTCCCCGAGCTGACCATGCTCCTCGCCACCGACCTGGCGGTGCTGGACCACGCCGACGGCAGCGTGCTGCTGATCGCCAACGCGGTGAACCACAACGACCTCCCCTCGGGGGTGGACGAGGCCTACGCCGACGCCGTGGCCCGCCTGGACGCGATGACCGCGGACCTCACCCGTCCCGTCGACACGGCCCCGGCCGCGTTCACCCCGACCGCCCCCGAGGACCCCCGCTCGCCCTTCGGCGGGGAGCCGTACCGTGCGGCCGTCGAGGACGTCAAGGAGCGGATCCGGGCCGGCGAGGCCTTCCAGGTGGTGCCCTCGCAGCGGTTCGAGGCGCCCTGCCCGGCCAGCGCGCTGGACGTCTACCGCGTCCTCCGCGCCACCAACCCCAGCCCGTACATGTACCTGTTCCGGCTGGCCGACGCCGAGGGGAAGCCCTTCGACATCGTCGGCTCGAGCCCGGAGGCGCTGGTCAAGGTGGAGGCCGGGTCGGCCCTCCTCCACCCGATCGCCGGCACCCGCCCGCGCGGCCTGACCCCCCAGCAGGACGCCGACCTGGCGACGGAGCTGCTCGCCGACCCCAAGGAGCGCGCCGAGCACCTGATGCTGGTCGACCTCGGCCGCAACGACCTCGGCCGGGTCTGCGAGCCGGGCAGCGTGGAGGTGGTCGAGTTCATGAAGATCGAGCGCTACAGCCACGTCATGCACATCGTCTCGACCGTCACCGGCCGGCTCGCCCCCGGGCGCACCGCCTTCGACGTCCTCACCGCCTGCTTCCCCGCGGGCACCCTCTCCGGCGCGCCCAAGCCGCGCGCGCTGCAGATCATCGAGGAGCTGGAGCCGGTCCGCCGCGGGGTCTACGGCGGCTGCGTCGGCTATCTGGACTTCGCCGGCGACTCGGACACGGCGATCGCCATCCGCACCGCGCTGATCCGCGACGGAGTCGCGTACGTGCAGGCCGGAGCGGGTGTGGTGGCCGACTCCGACCCGATCTCCGAGGACACCGAGTGCCGCAACAAGGCCGCCGCCGTCCTCCGCGCGGTGGCCACCGCGGGCACCCTCCGCCCGGGAGCGGCGGCGGGGGACCACCCCCAGGGGAAGCCCGCCGGAGGCGACAGGGGATAG
- a CDS encoding TIGR02234 family membrane protein, producing the protein MSAAPTPRSETADPAADPAEAAEARSSADAPAPADADGPAPASAAPPERRGRSSRGSLMLMLLLLVVGAALALVAAGQSWAHGSVDLEGTPISIQVSGSDVSGVPSALALVGLAAAVAVFATRRAGRYAMGVLVVLAGAGTAFSAVSGSGGGAALDDKAGNAMGITTATASHVGHTAWPWVSALGGILLLLAGVVILLAGRRWPGMSARYDAPGKDVRPGGKGGQAGAAGTGDTGGKGAPGTPADIWKALDRGEDPSL; encoded by the coding sequence GTGAGCGCCGCACCCACCCCCCGAAGCGAAACCGCCGACCCGGCAGCCGACCCCGCGGAGGCCGCGGAGGCCCGTTCGTCCGCGGACGCCCCGGCGCCCGCGGACGCCGACGGCCCGGCGCCCGCCTCCGCCGCGCCCCCGGAGCGTCGCGGCCGTTCCTCGCGGGGCAGCCTGATGCTGATGCTCCTGCTGCTGGTGGTCGGCGCCGCGCTCGCGCTGGTCGCCGCCGGCCAGAGCTGGGCGCACGGCTCGGTCGACCTGGAGGGGACCCCGATCTCGATCCAGGTCTCCGGCAGCGACGTCTCCGGGGTGCCCAGCGCCCTGGCCCTGGTCGGCCTGGCCGCCGCGGTGGCCGTCTTCGCCACCCGCAGGGCGGGCCGGTACGCCATGGGCGTGCTGGTCGTCCTGGCCGGCGCGGGCACCGCGTTCAGCGCGGTCTCCGGCTCCGGCGGCGGGGCGGCGCTGGACGACAAGGCCGGCAACGCCATGGGCATCACCACCGCCACCGCCTCCCACGTCGGTCACACCGCATGGCCGTGGGTTTCCGCCCTCGGCGGAATCCTGCTGCTGCTCGCGGGGGTCGTCATCCTCCTCGCCGGCCGCCGCTGGCCGGGGATGTCCGCCCGGTACGACGCCCCGGGAAAGGACGTCCGCCCCGGTGGCAAGGGGGGCCAGGCGGGCGCCGCCGGCACCGGCGACACCGGCGGGAAGGGTGCTCCCGGCACCCCCGCGGACATCTGGAAGGCCCTCGACCGCGGCGAGGACCCGAGCCTCTAG
- a CDS encoding HGxxPAAW family protein, protein MSAREHGHTVANWTGVTISFVGFVIAAFGMVATLWAILIVGLVIALAGAVIGKMLSLAGKGQVYNRKGASDPRVDAINKATAAAANRKAAATAAGTPAAVSGTAHH, encoded by the coding sequence ATGTCAGCACGGGAGCACGGCCACACCGTCGCCAACTGGACCGGTGTCACCATCAGCTTCGTCGGTTTCGTGATCGCCGCTTTCGGAATGGTCGCGACCCTCTGGGCCATCCTGATCGTCGGCCTGGTCATCGCCCTGGCGGGCGCCGTCATCGGCAAGATGCTCTCGCTCGCCGGCAAGGGCCAGGTGTACAACCGCAAGGGCGCCTCCGACCCGCGGGTCGACGCGATCAACAAGGCGACCGCCGCCGCTGCCAACCGCAAGGCGGCCGCCACCGCCGCCGGCACCCCGGCCGCGGTCTCCGGCACCGCCCACCACTGA
- a CDS encoding DUF2752 domain-containing protein, whose translation MAPSPALRAPAALGAGFAAAVGCVAGYDPAAPGNHYPGCPLLALTGELCPACGGLRCVHAAAHGDLAAAAHDNLLVLVAGAFAVLAWARWAVRAARGLPTPVRRPPPAVLWAVAALVLVFTVLRNLPLPFGRELAP comes from the coding sequence ATGGCACCGTCCCCCGCGCTCCGCGCCCCCGCCGCGCTCGGCGCGGGCTTCGCCGCGGCCGTGGGCTGCGTCGCCGGGTACGACCCGGCCGCGCCCGGGAACCACTACCCCGGCTGCCCGCTGCTGGCGCTCACCGGCGAGCTCTGCCCGGCCTGCGGCGGGCTGCGCTGCGTCCATGCCGCCGCCCACGGCGACCTCGCCGCGGCCGCCCACGACAACCTGCTGGTCCTGGTCGCCGGGGCGTTCGCCGTCCTCGCCTGGGCCCGCTGGGCCGTTCGGGCCGCCCGCGGCCTGCCCACCCCGGTACGCCGTCCGCCGCCGGCCGTCCTTTGGGCGGTGGCCGCACTGGTGCTGGTCTTCACCGTGCTGCGGAACCTCCCCCTCCCGTTCGGCCGGGAGCTCGCCCCGTAG
- the trpC gene encoding indole-3-glycerol phosphate synthase TrpC, giving the protein MSVLDEIIEGVREDLAERQARVSLDELKEQAAKAPAAKDGVAALRGDDGVKVICEVKRSSPSKGALAAIADPASLAADYEAGGAAAISVLTEQRRFGGSLADLDAVRAKVDVAVLRKDFIVTSYQLWEARAHGADIALLIVAALDQPALVSLIERAESIGLTPLVEVHDEDEVTRAVDAGARIIGVNARNLKTLQVNRDTFAEVAPAIPKGIVKVAESGVRGPHDLITYANDGADAVLVGESLVTGRDPKTAVADLVAAGAHPALRHGR; this is encoded by the coding sequence GTGAGCGTGCTCGACGAGATCATCGAGGGAGTCCGCGAGGACCTCGCCGAGCGTCAGGCCCGGGTCTCCCTGGACGAGCTGAAGGAACAGGCCGCGAAGGCCCCGGCCGCCAAGGACGGCGTGGCGGCCCTCCGCGGCGACGACGGCGTCAAGGTCATCTGCGAGGTGAAGCGCTCCAGCCCGTCCAAGGGCGCGCTGGCCGCCATCGCCGACCCGGCCTCGCTCGCCGCCGACTACGAGGCCGGCGGCGCCGCCGCGATCAGCGTCCTCACCGAGCAGCGCCGCTTCGGCGGCTCACTGGCCGACCTGGACGCGGTCCGCGCCAAGGTGGACGTCGCCGTCCTGCGCAAGGACTTCATCGTCACCTCCTACCAGCTGTGGGAGGCGCGCGCGCACGGCGCCGACATCGCGCTGCTGATCGTGGCCGCGCTGGACCAGCCCGCGCTGGTCTCGCTGATCGAGCGGGCCGAGTCGATCGGCCTCACCCCGCTGGTCGAGGTGCACGACGAGGACGAGGTGACCCGAGCGGTGGACGCCGGCGCCCGGATCATCGGTGTCAACGCCCGCAACCTGAAGACCCTCCAGGTCAACCGGGACACCTTCGCCGAGGTCGCCCCGGCGATCCCGAAGGGCATCGTCAAGGTCGCCGAGTCCGGCGTCCGGGGCCCGCACGACCTGATCACCTACGCCAACGACGGCGCCGACGCGGTGCTGGTCGGCGAGTCCCTGGTGACCGGACGCGACCCGAAGACCGCGGTGGCCGACCTGGTCGCCGCCGGCGCCCACCCCGCCCTCCGGCACGGTCGGTAG
- the trpM gene encoding tryptophan biosynthesis modulator TrpM has translation MHQERAYAESSPAETVTVPPRLGARFAPGCRPRGCRAPARRVLGRRVRYVIGAEPGQIPGRRWPSRKRCAVRPVR, from the coding sequence ATGCATCAGGAGCGCGCGTACGCAGAGTCCTCCCCGGCGGAGACGGTCACCGTCCCGCCGCGGCTCGGCGCGCGCTTCGCGCCCGGCTGCCGCCCGCGCGGCTGCCGGGCCCCGGCCCGGCGAGTCCTCGGCCGCCGGGTGCGCTATGTGATCGGTGCCGAGCCCGGTCAGATCCCGGGGCGGCGATGGCCGTCCCGGAAGCGGTGCGCCGTCCGCCCTGTGCGCTGA
- the trpB gene encoding tryptophan synthase subunit beta, which produces MSSNIPDSRGYFGAFGGRFIPEALVAAVEQVADEFDKAQADPDFKAELDRLLRDYTGRPSPLTDVPRFSAEAGGARILLKREDLNHTGSHKINNVLGQALLTRRMGKTRLIAETGAGQHGVATATAAALFGMDCTIYMGEVDTERQALNVARMRMLGAEVVPVRTGSRTLKDAINEAFRDWVANVDSTHYLFGTAAGPHPFPRLVREFHRVIGQEARAQMLERVGRLPDAAVACVGGGSNAIGLFYDFIPDKSVRLIGVEPAGEGLDTVRHGATLTKGDPGVLHGMRTYVLQDEDGQTMESHSISAGLDYPGVGPEHAYLKDSGRAEYRSATDDEAMQALRLLSQTEGIIPAIESAHALAGALQLGRELGPEGLIVVNLSGRGDKDMHTAAEYFGLLDDAQGDAK; this is translated from the coding sequence ATGTCTTCGAACATCCCCGATTCCCGGGGCTACTTCGGCGCGTTCGGCGGCCGCTTCATCCCCGAGGCGCTGGTCGCCGCGGTCGAGCAGGTCGCCGACGAGTTCGACAAGGCCCAGGCCGACCCGGACTTCAAGGCCGAGCTGGACCGGCTGCTGCGGGACTACACCGGTCGGCCCAGCCCGCTCACCGACGTGCCCCGCTTCTCCGCCGAGGCAGGCGGAGCCCGGATCCTCCTCAAGCGGGAGGACCTCAACCACACCGGCTCGCACAAGATCAACAACGTGCTGGGCCAGGCCCTCCTCACCCGCCGGATGGGCAAGACCCGGCTGATCGCCGAGACCGGCGCGGGCCAGCACGGGGTGGCCACCGCCACCGCCGCCGCCCTCTTCGGCATGGACTGCACCATCTACATGGGCGAGGTGGACACCGAGCGCCAGGCGCTCAACGTCGCCCGGATGCGGATGCTCGGCGCCGAGGTGGTGCCGGTGCGGACCGGCAGCCGGACGCTGAAGGACGCCATCAACGAGGCCTTCCGGGACTGGGTCGCCAACGTCGACTCCACCCACTACCTCTTCGGCACGGCCGCCGGACCGCACCCCTTCCCGCGGCTGGTCCGCGAGTTCCACCGGGTGATCGGCCAGGAGGCCCGCGCCCAGATGCTGGAGCGGGTGGGCCGGCTGCCGGACGCCGCCGTGGCCTGCGTCGGCGGCGGGTCCAACGCCATCGGCCTGTTCTACGACTTCATCCCGGACAAGTCGGTCCGGCTGATCGGCGTGGAGCCGGCCGGCGAGGGCCTGGACACCGTCCGCCACGGCGCCACCCTGACCAAGGGCGACCCGGGGGTGCTCCACGGGATGCGCACCTACGTCCTGCAGGACGAGGACGGGCAGACCATGGAGTCGCACTCCATCTCGGCCGGCCTGGACTACCCGGGCGTCGGCCCGGAGCACGCGTACCTCAAGGACAGCGGCCGGGCCGAGTACCGCTCGGCCACCGACGACGAGGCGATGCAGGCGCTGCGGCTGCTGTCGCAGACGGAGGGGATCATCCCCGCGATCGAGTCCGCGCACGCGCTGGCCGGTGCGCTCCAGCTGGGCCGCGAGCTGGGGCCGGAGGGCCTGATCGTGGTCAACCTCTCCGGTCGGGGGGACAAGGACATGCACACCGCGGCCGAGTACTTCGGCCTGCTGGACGACGCCCAGGGGGACGCCAAGTGA